The DNA region CAATTTTCTTTTTCAGAGGATAATTACTATCATTCATCATATTAAGTCTCAATTCCACTGCATTATCTTTTGTGAGTTCTTCAAATAGGGTAGCGAAGTCTTCTGAGTAGTTAGTAGTACTATAATCTCTTACAAAATACTTGTAATGTTCATCTGTCCACTCGTTACATCCTTCATTTTGGTAACCTAATCCATTGTTTATACTAATCCATTCATCTTTTAACTTATTGTAACCGTAAATTTCATTAATATATTTATGTACGTAATGACCCATCTCATGTCCTATGGTCCAGTCAGCAAAGCTGTCTCCTATAGGGTTAGGATAATAGTTGAGAGTTATATTACCTTTGTCAGAGAAACTTCCACCTAGATTAGTTTGTTTGTATTGAAAATTAACTATAGTATCAATTCCTTTTGCTTTGTAATAAGAAGTCATTTCTTTTATTAATCCATCTGGAAATCTTGAATATATTTTATCCATCATACTAAGTAATGAATCTTTGGGCCAGAATCCATCTTCTACTTTTATTGTTACTCCATATTTCTGTTCTAGAGCTGCCTTATCCATTTTTGGATATTCCATCTTGAACACTTTCTTTTCTTCTTTTGGGTCATCAAAGGATTGTCCTAATGTTATACTATTATGTCCGTTCTTCAATTCTTGTAACATAGTTTTTCCTTTAGATTCGGTAAATGCCTGTAAATATGGTTGATCTAGATTATCATCTGGTAGATCGAAGAAGATTAATGCAATAGTTCCGTCATCATAAGAATCTGAAGGCTTGAATTCAGAAAAACGTATAGGTGTTTCTTTATTAGGGTCATATCTGAAATCTTCATTAGCATAGAATACTTGAGGTTCCATATAGTATGTATAAGGATCGGCCTCATAACCTTCATCTCTATAACTGCATTCAACTACTTTATCACAACTGGTCATTCCTATAGTTATTTCACTATCTTGATAAGTTAATCCATCTTCTGTTCCTAGATATTCTAATTTTATTGAGCCTGTTTCAACAACTGGAATGATATATGTAGTTTGATAATTGTCATATATTGGCTTTGAATATACATTTACTTTACCAGGTGCTATCTGTTCACCTATTACACCGTCGATAGTAATTCTTACTTTCATTATTTCACCAAAATAGTTACTGTTGTGAACGACACCTTCCCAAATCAATGTCGCGAAATTATCGTCTGTATTAGCATATGACTTGCTTGGAATAAGGAAAATAATGAGTATGAAACTTAATAATAATGATTTGTTTTTCATGTTGATACCCTCCGTTTGTCATTTGTAGTGTAAACTTTACATAATAAATGATATTACATTATTGTATATTTTAATTGAAAATACCATTATTATGATAAAACCATATTAATTTTGATTATTTAGTCAATTAATGTAACATTTATTATAAATATATTGTATAAGTGATTTGAAATAATGTCAATTACAATTAATAACTTGATAAATTTTAATGAAATAAAAATATAATATATATTATGCAAAAAAGAAAAACCATAAATAGTTTTGCGAATATCTTTTATAAATAAATTTAATCGCAACTATTTATGGTTTAATAATCAATGTTTTTATTTCTTTTTATGAGTTTTTTTCTTTTTGGGAGCTTTTTTAGTTTTGCTGGTTTTCTTTGCCTTACTAGCTTTTTTAGCTTTTCTTGCTTTCCTTTTCTTTTTCATTATCATAAAAAGAATGAAAACCAATAATATGCCTAAACATATATATAGTGTTTTGTCTGCTTCTTTTTCAACAACAGCTAATTCAAAATTCTTTGAATCGGTTTCAAACAATACATAACTACCATCTACTGTTGTTTTTAGTTTTTTCCATTT from Vallitalea longa includes:
- a CDS encoding S-layer homology domain-containing protein, translated to MKNKSLLLSFILIIFLIPSKSYANTDDNFATLIWEGVVHNSNYFGEIMKVRITIDGVIGEQIAPGKVNVYSKPIYDNYQTTYIIPVVETGSIKLEYLGTEDGLTYQDSEITIGMTSCDKVVECSYRDEGYEADPYTYYMEPQVFYANEDFRYDPNKETPIRFSEFKPSDSYDDGTIALIFFDLPDDNLDQPYLQAFTESKGKTMLQELKNGHNSITLGQSFDDPKEEKKVFKMEYPKMDKAALEQKYGVTIKVEDGFWPKDSLLSMMDKIYSRFPDGLIKEMTSYYKAKGIDTIVNFQYKQTNLGGSFSDKGNITLNYYPNPIGDSFADWTIGHEMGHYVHKYINEIYGYNKLKDEWISINNGLGYQNEGCNEWTDEHYKYFVRDYSTTNYSEDFATLFEELTKDNAVELRLNMMNDSNYPLKKKIDLLDRVLVEKAKCVTSSNNLWGNTLPQTVSDSLKTACENASKSGLIPEGDAFVGLYTSNITRTDFCVLISKLIEKHTNMTLAEFVESKGLKENWYYDMSIAGGGECKIDSNYPFCDTSYEFIFDLHSLGIINGVSDCRFNPDGLLTKEQVATILYKTATILGKDMNYTPYQYADNDKISSWAKESVNYATSKKLVTANSDNMFLPKDYFTYEEAYTAVYNLFCN